Proteins found in one Geomonas subterranea genomic segment:
- a CDS encoding DUF342 domain-containing protein, which produces METDILDGTGLKLQLSPNQMSLLAQYTPVAQRRALDAGQLREAIEASGYGELFISQDALVQVLQRCAVSPVAFTLQIGERRDATLALQLSDDMMMATMTIQPAYGGRRITFEEVEQALSREGVVCGILYDEIKAAVEAGEASKLVIAQGTPPIPGEDSQFISLIPEMATQMPQLSDDDTADYRNLGDIVSVSLGDPLLRHTHPTTGVPGVNLLGVELPTSDGVDIPFADNLTGIACDLSDPDLLVAAISGYPVIVPHGVNVDPVFKVKRVDLSTGNLHFKGSLDISGDVSEGMEVTATEDITVGGIVEAARIKAGGNIVIAGGVIGHGKAVQPGKMVSRQEMAQLEAGGTVTVQFAENAAISAGGDIFIRELAMQSDLTSGGSIVVGEKGGRKGHIIGGICRAISLVHAVVIGSHAGVPTVIEVGVDPALNRKLEMVQENLAEKQRQLDELTKTLAYVKENPGSMDPGLLNLKQRIYTKCQGELAELTGEKKRLQKRMEINALAKVEVERDAFLGAQIRIGSSTLLIEEDLTNPTFTLGEEGIAY; this is translated from the coding sequence ATGGAGACCGACATTCTTGACGGCACTGGACTCAAACTGCAACTGAGCCCGAACCAGATGTCTTTGCTGGCGCAGTACACCCCGGTCGCCCAGAGACGCGCGCTGGACGCCGGGCAACTGCGCGAGGCGATCGAGGCGTCGGGGTACGGGGAGCTCTTCATTTCCCAGGACGCCCTGGTGCAGGTGCTGCAGCGCTGCGCCGTCTCTCCGGTCGCATTCACCCTGCAGATCGGCGAGCGGCGCGACGCCACCCTCGCCCTGCAGCTCTCCGACGACATGATGATGGCAACCATGACCATCCAGCCCGCCTACGGCGGGCGCCGCATCACCTTTGAAGAGGTGGAGCAGGCGCTCTCGCGAGAGGGGGTGGTTTGCGGCATCCTCTATGACGAGATCAAGGCCGCAGTGGAGGCGGGAGAGGCCAGCAAGCTGGTGATCGCCCAGGGAACGCCGCCCATCCCGGGGGAGGACAGCCAGTTCATCAGCCTGATCCCGGAGATGGCGACCCAGATGCCCCAGCTCTCCGACGACGACACGGCCGACTACCGGAACCTGGGCGATATCGTCAGCGTAAGCCTCGGCGATCCGCTCCTGCGGCACACCCACCCCACCACCGGCGTCCCGGGCGTCAACCTCCTCGGGGTGGAACTTCCCACGAGCGACGGGGTCGACATCCCCTTCGCGGACAACCTTACCGGCATCGCCTGCGACCTGAGCGATCCCGACCTGCTGGTCGCCGCCATCTCAGGCTACCCGGTGATCGTGCCGCACGGCGTCAACGTCGATCCGGTCTTCAAGGTGAAGCGGGTCGACCTCTCCACAGGAAACCTCCACTTCAAGGGGTCGCTGGACATCTCCGGCGACGTCAGTGAGGGGATGGAGGTGACCGCCACCGAGGACATCACGGTGGGCGGGATCGTGGAAGCAGCCCGGATCAAGGCGGGGGGGAACATCGTGATCGCGGGGGGAGTGATCGGCCACGGCAAGGCGGTGCAACCGGGGAAGATGGTGAGCCGTCAGGAGATGGCCCAGCTGGAGGCGGGAGGTACGGTCACGGTGCAGTTCGCCGAGAACGCGGCCATCAGCGCCGGCGGGGACATCTTCATCCGCGAACTGGCCATGCAAAGCGACCTCACCTCGGGCGGGAGCATCGTGGTCGGCGAAAAGGGGGGGCGCAAGGGGCACATCATCGGCGGGATCTGCCGGGCCATCTCACTGGTGCACGCCGTGGTGATCGGCTCCCACGCCGGGGTTCCCACGGTCATCGAGGTCGGTGTCGATCCCGCGTTGAACCGCAAACTGGAGATGGTGCAGGAAAACCTGGCCGAGAAGCAGCGGCAGCTCGACGAACTCACCAAGACCCTGGCCTACGTCAAGGAGAACCCCGGGAGCATGGACCCCGGCCTTTTGAACCTGAAGCAGCGCATCTACACCAAATGCCAGGGAGAGCTGGCCGAGCTCACCGGCGAGAAGAAAAGACTGCAAAAGAGAATGGAGATCAACGCCCTGGCCAAGGTCGAGGTGGAACGCGACGCCTTCCTGGGCGCCCAGATCAGGATCGGGTCGAGCACCCTCCTCATCGAGGAGGACCTCACCAACCCGACCTTCACCCTGGGGGAAGAGGGGATAGCATATTGA
- the coaE gene encoding dephospho-CoA kinase (Dephospho-CoA kinase (CoaE) performs the final step in coenzyme A biosynthesis.), which yields MRIIGLTGGIASGKTSAAQLFEKLGAAVIDADQLAREVVQPGEEALARIAETFGDKVLNPDGTLNRAALGGIVFADPSARRTLEGITHPAIKKRAEEKLRRLREAGTGTAFYVAPLLFEAGITSRVHEVWVVYLDRETQIERLMVRDGLSREAALSRIASQMPMEEKKKLGKIVIDNRGSREDLEAQVLKLWREEIADRRQG from the coding sequence ATGCGTATCATAGGACTCACCGGGGGGATCGCGTCGGGCAAGACCAGCGCGGCGCAGCTGTTCGAGAAGCTCGGAGCCGCGGTCATCGACGCCGACCAGCTGGCACGGGAGGTGGTGCAGCCGGGGGAGGAGGCACTGGCGCGCATCGCGGAGACCTTTGGCGACAAGGTGCTCAACCCGGACGGCACCCTGAACCGCGCCGCGCTCGGGGGGATCGTGTTCGCCGACCCGTCGGCGCGACGCACGCTGGAGGGGATTACCCATCCCGCCATCAAGAAGAGGGCGGAAGAGAAACTGCGGCGACTCAGGGAGGCCGGGACCGGCACCGCCTTCTACGTGGCGCCCCTGCTCTTCGAGGCGGGGATCACCTCGCGGGTCCACGAGGTGTGGGTGGTTTATCTCGACCGCGAGACCCAGATCGAGCGCCTGATGGTGCGCGACGGCCTCTCGCGCGAAGCCGCGCTGTCGCGCATCGCCTCGCAGATGCCCATGGAGGAGAAAAAGAAACTGGGGAAGATCGTCATCGACAACCGCGGCAGCAGGGAGGATCTGGAGGCGCAGGTACTGAAGCTGTGGCGGGAGGAGATAGCGGACCGGCGGCAGGGATGA
- a CDS encoding IclR family transcriptional regulator yields the protein MAKKEKSEYIIQAVSHALDLLEQFHDEVDELGVTELSKRLKLHKNNVFRLLATLESRNYIEQNKVTENYRLGLKTLELGQTFIKQMGLLRQSRPVLEALVKECNETTYVAILKEFHIVYLDVVETDLTVRVVPRVGARLPAYCTAAGKVQIAYMTDEELENYLPTKEMKRYTPKTVTDREELKKHLKVIAEQGYAIDDEEMDVGVKCVGAPIRDYTRRIIGAVSISGPSMRFTDERLEKELIPLVIRSGEEISQKLGYHK from the coding sequence ATGGCGAAAAAAGAGAAATCTGAGTACATCATTCAGGCCGTCTCCCATGCACTCGACCTCCTGGAGCAGTTCCACGACGAGGTGGACGAACTGGGCGTGACCGAGCTGAGCAAGAGGCTGAAGCTTCACAAGAACAACGTTTTCCGGCTTCTGGCCACTCTGGAATCCCGGAACTACATAGAGCAGAACAAGGTAACGGAAAACTACCGCCTGGGGCTCAAGACCCTGGAGCTGGGCCAGACCTTCATCAAGCAGATGGGCCTTCTGCGCCAGTCCCGACCGGTGCTCGAGGCGCTGGTCAAGGAGTGCAACGAGACCACCTACGTGGCCATCCTCAAGGAGTTCCACATCGTCTACCTCGACGTGGTGGAGACCGACCTGACCGTGAGGGTCGTGCCGCGCGTCGGTGCGCGTCTGCCGGCCTACTGCACCGCGGCGGGCAAGGTCCAGATCGCCTACATGACCGACGAGGAGCTGGAGAACTACCTCCCCACCAAGGAGATGAAGCGCTACACCCCGAAGACGGTGACCGACCGCGAGGAGCTGAAGAAGCACCTGAAGGTGATCGCCGAGCAGGGGTACGCCATCGACGACGAGGAGATGGATGTCGGCGTGAAGTGTGTCGGCGCCCCCATCCGCGACTACACCCGCCGCATCATCGGCGCGGTGAGCATCTCCGGTCCCTCGATGCGCTTCACCGACGAGCGCCTGGAGAAGGAGCTGATCCCGCTGGTGATCCGCTCCGGCGAGGAGATCTCGCAGAAACTTGGTTACCACAAATAG
- a CDS encoding sensor histidine kinase: protein MRLNLISKLALATGLVLLCTMALFAYLNLRSLKGLLLQEAISEADRITETIIRTTHNQMLRDDRPLFYKTIEEIGNQQGVERIRLINKTGRIIFSTDDAETGTVLGKHTEICAVCHGGPQLLLTASSKNRSRRFYGNSGAEFLGITNAIYNEESCYTASCHFHPEKYKVLGVLDVVVPLDRMHSLLGAYRNRMLLLTLLLLTLTSLSLTFFTQKLVNRPVRELLEHTQMLSRGELDGAVHSFAHDEMGELAESFNTMTLNLKKARQELEGWGRDLEQMVQQRTREITRMQAQLIRSEKLASLGELVAGIAHEINNPLTGILVFASLIQGNPKLDPVLKNDIETVLRETKRCAGIVKGLLEFARCAPPQKAPCSLNDISDRALELVRHQILFQDVTITRNYTGRIPPLLLDPNQIEQVLVNVLVNAGHAMRGEGVVMVVTGLAPAQWQAFIKISDNGCGIPEANLGRIFDPFFTTKANKGTGLGLSVSYGIIQEHGGRIEVQSQEGSGTTFTIFLPIPEQDAAAPPPTDPGHAGLTADPPGA, encoded by the coding sequence ATGCGCCTCAACCTGATTTCAAAGCTCGCCCTGGCGACGGGACTGGTGCTTTTGTGCACCATGGCCCTGTTCGCCTATCTGAACCTGAGAAGCCTGAAAGGGCTGCTGCTGCAGGAGGCGATCTCCGAGGCGGACCGCATCACCGAGACCATCATCCGCACCACCCATAACCAGATGCTGCGTGACGACCGTCCCCTGTTCTACAAGACCATCGAGGAGATCGGCAATCAGCAGGGGGTGGAGCGGATCCGCCTGATCAACAAGACCGGGCGCATCATCTTCTCGACGGACGACGCGGAGACCGGAACGGTGCTGGGGAAGCACACCGAGATCTGCGCCGTCTGCCACGGCGGTCCGCAACTGCTGCTGACCGCCTCCTCCAAGAACCGCAGCCGCCGCTTCTACGGCAACTCCGGCGCCGAATTTCTCGGCATCACCAACGCCATCTACAACGAGGAGAGCTGCTACACCGCGAGCTGCCACTTCCACCCCGAGAAGTACAAGGTGCTCGGCGTGCTGGACGTGGTGGTCCCTCTGGACCGGATGCACTCCCTGCTGGGCGCCTACCGCAACCGGATGCTGCTTTTGACCCTGCTCCTGCTCACCCTCACCTCCTTGAGCCTCACCTTCTTCACCCAGAAACTGGTCAACCGCCCGGTGCGGGAACTCCTGGAGCATACCCAGATGCTTTCGCGGGGCGAGCTGGACGGCGCGGTGCACAGCTTCGCCCACGACGAGATGGGGGAGCTGGCCGAGTCCTTCAACACCATGACGCTCAACCTGAAGAAGGCCCGCCAGGAGCTCGAGGGGTGGGGGCGCGATCTCGAGCAGATGGTGCAGCAAAGGACCCGGGAGATCACCCGGATGCAGGCGCAGCTGATCCGCTCGGAGAAGCTCGCCTCACTGGGGGAGCTGGTTGCCGGCATCGCACACGAAATCAACAACCCGCTCACCGGGATACTGGTGTTCGCCTCCCTGATCCAGGGTAACCCCAAGCTCGACCCCGTCCTCAAGAACGACATCGAGACCGTGCTGAGGGAAACCAAGCGCTGCGCCGGCATCGTCAAGGGGCTCCTCGAGTTCGCCCGCTGCGCGCCGCCGCAAAAGGCCCCCTGTTCGCTGAACGACATCTCCGACAGGGCGCTCGAGCTGGTCAGGCACCAGATCCTGTTCCAGGACGTCACCATCACCAGAAACTACACCGGGCGCATCCCGCCGCTGCTGCTCGACCCCAACCAGATCGAGCAGGTCCTGGTCAACGTCCTGGTCAACGCCGGACACGCCATGCGGGGCGAGGGGGTGGTCATGGTGGTCACCGGTCTGGCCCCGGCGCAGTGGCAGGCCTTCATCAAGATCAGCGACAACGGCTGCGGCATCCCGGAGGCCAACCTGGGCCGGATCTTCGACCCTTTCTTCACCACCAAGGCCAACAAGGGAACCGGCCTCGGGCTCTCCGTCTCCTACGGCATCATCCAGGAGCACGGCGGACGGATCGAGGTGCAAAGCCAGGAGGGTTCCGGCACCACCTTCACCATATTCCTCCCCATCCCCGAGCAGGACGCCGCCGCTCCCCCCCCCACCGATCCGGGGCACGCCGGACTCACGGCCGACCCCCCGGGGGCGTAA
- the thiS gene encoding sulfur carrier protein ThiS: MNITTNGEAVSIDPLTVQQYLVSLGIDPRRVAVELNQEILPKAQYESTLLNEGDTLEIVHFVGGGAVRG, encoded by the coding sequence GTGAACATCACCACCAACGGCGAAGCCGTATCGATCGATCCCCTCACGGTTCAGCAGTACCTGGTCTCCCTCGGCATCGACCCGCGCCGCGTCGCGGTCGAGCTGAACCAGGAGATCCTCCCCAAGGCGCAGTACGAGAGCACCCTGCTCAACGAAGGGGACACCCTGGAGATCGTCCATTTCGTGGGAGGAGGCGCCGTTCGCGGCTAG
- a CDS encoding thiazole synthase, whose product MPVTNDKLVIAGREFDSRLMVGTGKYADFQQMVRAIEVSGAQIITVAVRRVNISDRSKESLLDHIDLKKYTLLPNTAGCYTADDAIRTCRLAREAGLSDFVKLEVLGDEKTLFPNNEELLKAAKVLIAEGFTVLPYTSDDPIICKKLEDMGCAAVMPLGAPIGSGLGIRNPYNIQIILETVKVPVIVDAGVGTASDAAIAMELGCDGVLMNTAIAGAQDPVAMAEAMNLAVRAGRLAYRAGRIPRKLYATASSPLAGLIA is encoded by the coding sequence ATGCCCGTAACAAACGACAAGCTCGTCATAGCAGGACGCGAATTCGACTCCCGCCTCATGGTGGGGACCGGCAAGTACGCCGATTTCCAGCAGATGGTGCGTGCCATCGAGGTTTCCGGCGCCCAGATCATCACCGTCGCCGTAAGAAGGGTGAACATCTCGGACCGGAGCAAGGAATCGCTTCTGGACCACATCGACCTGAAGAAATACACCCTGCTCCCCAACACCGCCGGCTGCTACACCGCCGACGACGCCATCCGCACCTGCCGGCTGGCCCGCGAGGCTGGGCTCTCCGACTTCGTGAAGCTCGAGGTGCTCGGTGATGAAAAGACGCTGTTCCCCAACAACGAGGAGCTTTTGAAGGCAGCCAAGGTGCTCATCGCCGAAGGGTTCACCGTGCTCCCCTACACCAGCGACGACCCGATCATCTGCAAGAAGCTGGAGGACATGGGGTGCGCCGCCGTGATGCCCCTCGGGGCCCCGATCGGCTCGGGACTCGGCATCCGCAACCCGTACAACATCCAGATCATCCTCGAGACGGTCAAGGTACCGGTCATCGTGGACGCCGGGGTCGGCACCGCATCCGACGCTGCCATCGCCATGGAGCTTGGCTGCGACGGCGTGCTGATGAACACCGCCATCGCCGGGGCGCAGGATCCGGTCGCCATGGCCGAGGCGATGAACCTCGCCGTCCGCGCCGGCAGGCTCGCCTACCGCGCGGGGCGCATCCCGAGGAAGCTCTACGCCACCGCATCCTCACCGCTGGCGGGCCTCATCGCGTGA